The window ACACCACTCCACTCGCCACCCCAATCGTCAAAGCAGCCCATATCCGGACAACCTCCTACAAATATCCCTCCAACCTGAAGAACTCGGTGGATTTCCCTGAAAAGTTGGGCTGGATGACGAACATGCTCAATCAGGTCAAAAGCTGTCACAACATCGAAACTTTGCTCGGTAAGAGGAAGACTATCAGCCGAGGCTTCTAGAATCTCCAATTCGTATTGCTTGCGTCCATAGGCAGCAGCATCAGCGCTAACTTCTACACCAACGACTTGACTAACCCCATACTGCCGCGCCAAAACTAGCAAGGCACCATCAGCACACCCTAAATCGAGTAGTCTTTTTTGTGACAAATCGGCATGACTCTTGAGAAAACGCCATCCAGTTACTTCTTCTTGTGCGATCGCTCTTTTTCGGGAATTAAAATAATCCTCGCCCTGATGAAAATCATGACCCCCTGAAAAGTACCCTTCTTGATAAAATCGATTTAATTCGCGTTGTGACGGCTGCGGTTGAACAAAGCGAAACGAGCAAGATTGGCAGCTAACAATATCAAGGCTGTCAGCACGAGAATAAATCGCTTTATAGTTCTCAGCGTTACAGATAGGACAAGGAATTGCGGTTAGCTCAGTTGCTTGCCAAACCCAGGAATTTTGTTGATTGACTGATAATTTCATCTAAATTAATTACAGGGGGAGAGAAACACGATTAACCCCTTTATTAATAAATCCTCTTCCAATAGTTCATTTTGTTTCAGGATTTTTTGCCATTTTTGAGGATAAGCAGCACGAAACGCTAAACTTTCGGGAGAGATGATTGCAATGGTACATAAGCGAGTAAAGCTTTTCTCAACTTTTTGTATATACTCTCTAGGTTTGAGATAACTAAACAGCCCTTCACGAATATGTCGGCGGATTTCAAAATAACTCTCCTCTGAAATTGCCCAACTATCTTGTCGTTGGAAAGAATCAATCCACTCGAAATAGTCTTTTTGACTTAGTAGGAGATGATTAAATCCATGTTCTAGACCTCCAGCCGCTGAGAAATGGTCACCACTAAACGTATACCAAAGGGGCCCAAAGGCAGACATAACTACTCCTTTAGGCTTAATTAACCGTCTACTCTCTTCTATAAGAGCATCAAAATCCTTGACATGTTCCCAGACCGCAAATGAAGAGATGATGTCAAAACTTTGGCTGGAAAGTTGTGTTTGGCATATATCATCTCTAACAAAGCTAATCGGTGTCCCATTGGTTGTTTGAGCAATTTGCTCCCAAGCTTTTTTAAAGTTAAATTGGTCTACTCCTACACAAGAAGAGACGCCAACTTTTGACCATGCCAGTGCTTCTTGACCGAGTCCACACCCTTGTATGAGGACATCAGAAGTCGGTAAAGATACAAAGCTTCTTAAAAATCTCATGAGAGAAATAAATCCCGCGCCCCGATCGCCAAATAAAATATGGTCGGTGCTAAACGAAAGGTTGGAGAGTTCTGGATAGGCAAGTACCTTAATCCAACTCGTGAGGCGGGTTGAAAATGGGTAAACGATTTGGTCTAAAATTTTACGCTTAACTGTACTCTGGTTGCGATATTGAGTAGGGTTAAAGTCTAAGGGAGTATGGTCAGTTATTTGGCTCATCTTCTCGCTCTTTTTCAGAAGTTTTAAAACTAAAATTTGGTGTAACCTTAGATTTTCCAAAAAACTGGAATTAATTTTGTATGCTTAGAATTGACTCATTATTTTTTGTAGCTTATTTTTTTAATTCTTAACTTTTCAAAATTATAAAGACCATGCTTAAATAAAAGAAAAGAAAAAGTTAATATTGTCAATATAACCATGATATAATTGGTGAAATAATCAATTTTCAGCCAGAGTGATATTAACGTACAAAAAAACAAATTAACTGTCAAAAATATTAAATTTTTTAAGACGATACTGTCTTTTTTGATGTCAACAATTGCCGGACGAAAAACAACCAATAATCCAGCCATTTGACCAAGGGCTTGAGCTAGTAGAAAACCTAAAGCACTATACTGAGGTACTAAGACAAAAGCAGGAATAATCCAGCAGATCACTCCTAACAAACTTGCCCAGGCAACCCTAACCGTTTTGCCAGCTACCACTAAGTACTGCACTAATACAGATGTAACGCCAGCCAGGGCTGATATCCATAGAGATAACCAAGCCAGAACCGTAGTTTGTTGATAAGCGCTTCCGAATAACCCGTTAATGAGATCTGGTAGAAGGAGGCAAACTGCACCTGTGGGCACTAAAAGTAAAGCCCATATACCTCTCAGGTGTACAGATTTAAGATAGTTATAGGATTGATCGTTATCTGCTGAACTAGCAGATAGGTATGAAATTGCCGCTGGAGCAATGGCTGAGGGGATAAAGCCAATCAAAGCAGCCATGCTTTGAGCAACTCGTAAATATCCTAATTGTTCCAAGCCTCCGTACTGACTCACT of the Allocoleopsis franciscana PCC 7113 genome contains:
- a CDS encoding class I SAM-dependent methyltransferase, which produces MKLSVNQQNSWVWQATELTAIPCPICNAENYKAIYSRADSLDIVSCQSCSFRFVQPQPSQRELNRFYQEGYFSGGHDFHQGEDYFNSRKRAIAQEEVTGWRFLKSHADLSQKRLLDLGCADGALLVLARQYGVSQVVGVEVSADAAAYGRKQYELEILEASADSLPLTEQSFDVVTAFDLIEHVRHPAQLFREIHRVLQVGGIFVGGCPDMGCFDDWGGEWSGVRRNMEHLSYFDDRTLSKLAEQAGFQVILLEYRGFPLGLKQYKDFHAVKSYSLISKGIQPNIWIYNTWQKLKVKVKNPLHRHELLFVLQKV
- a CDS encoding methyltransferase domain-containing protein — encoded protein: MSQITDHTPLDFNPTQYRNQSTVKRKILDQIVYPFSTRLTSWIKVLAYPELSNLSFSTDHILFGDRGAGFISLMRFLRSFVSLPTSDVLIQGCGLGQEALAWSKVGVSSCVGVDQFNFKKAWEQIAQTTNGTPISFVRDDICQTQLSSQSFDIISSFAVWEHVKDFDALIEESRRLIKPKGVVMSAFGPLWYTFSGDHFSAAGGLEHGFNHLLLSQKDYFEWIDSFQRQDSWAISEESYFEIRRHIREGLFSYLKPREYIQKVEKSFTRLCTIAIISPESLAFRAAYPQKWQKILKQNELLEEDLLIKGLIVFLSPCN